A window of Komagataella phaffii GS115 chromosome 1, complete sequence contains these coding sequences:
- a CDS encoding Phosphoribosylpyrophosphate amidotransferase produces MCGILGIVLADQSEDVAAELLDGAMFLQHRGQDAAGIVTCAGGRFYQCKGNGMAKDVLTEQRMKGLVGNMGIAQLRYPTAGSSAMSEAQPFYVNSPYGIALSHNGNLVNGRNLRQKLDDVLHRHINTDSDSELLLNIFAAELAQYDKKRVNSEDIFKALVGVYRECRGAYACVSMLAGYGIIGFRDPHGIRPLVVGERVRVSQTPGDTHLQCDYMLASESVVLKAHGFHNFRDILPGEAVIITKRGPPEFCQIVPAKAYTPDIFEYVYFARPDSIMDGISVYRSRLAMGRKLAQKITSRFTSQSLNVVREIDVVIPVPDTSRPSALECAVTLGIPFREGFVKNRYVGRTFIMPNQKERTSSVRRKLNAMSSEFAGRNVLLIDDSIVRGTTSKEIVNMAREAGANKVYFASCSPVIRYNHIYGIDLADSRALVGFGRSEREVSDLIGADDVIYQSLDDLKSCCVQEPELPSELPSTRIAFTQPPPKINGFEVGVFTGVYVTGEEDHYLKELEQVRAKNERSRINGCGIDVKAETDISLFNRGES; encoded by the coding sequence ATGTGTGGGATTCTTGGAATTGTATTGGCTGATCAGTCAGAAGATGTTGCAGCTGAATTGTTAGATGGAGCCATGTTTTTGCAACATAGGGGACAAGATGCCGCAGGTATTGTGACCTGTGCAGGAGGACGTTTTTATCAATGCAAAGGTAATGGAATGGCCAAGGACGTACTTACGGAGCAACGTATGAAAGGGCTGGTAGGTAATATGGGAATTGCGCAGCTAAGATATCCGACTGCTGGTTCTAGTGCCATGAGCGAAGCGCAGCCGTTTTATGTTAACAGTCCATACGGAATTGCACTTTCTCATAATGGTAATCTTGTGAATGGACGTAATCTCCGCCAGAAATTAGATGATGTTCTTCATCGCCATATAAATACAGATAGTGATAGCGAGTTACTGTTGAACATTTTTGCTGCTGAGTTGGCTCAGTACGACAAGAAAAGAGTTAACTCAGAAGACATTTTCAAGGCCCTCGTTGGTGTCTACAGAGAATGTCGTGGAGCTTATGCTTGTGTCAGTATGTTGGCCGGCTATGGTATTATTGGATTTCGTGATCCTCATGGTATCAGACCTTTAGTCGTCGGAGAACGTGTGAGAGTGTCCCAAACTCCCGGTGACACTCACTTGCAATGCGATTATATGCTTGCCTCTGAGAGTGTAGTTTTAAAGGCTCATGGATTTCACAACTTTAGGGATATTTTACCAGGTGAAGCTGTTATTATCACAAAGAGAGGGCCTCCGGAGTTTTGTCAAATTGTTCCTGCGAAAGCCTACACTCCGGATATTTTTGAATACGTTTATTTTGCTAGACCTGATTCGATTATGGATGGAATATCTGTCTACCGAAGCCGTTTGGCAATGGGGCGCAAACTAGCCCAGAAAATCACCTCTCGTTTTACCAGTCAGTCCTTAAACGTAGTTAGAGAAATTGATGTGGTGATACCTGTTCCAGATACATCTCGACCTTCAGCTCTGGAATGTGCCGTGACGCTTGGCATACCATTCAGAGAAGGTTTTGTCAAAAATCGTTATGTGGGCCGTACCTTCATTATGCCGAACCAGAAGGAAAGAACTTCGTCTGTGCGACGTAAATTAAACGCTATGTCTTCTGAGTTTGCTGGTCGTAACGTTTTGTTAATTGACGACTCGATCGTAAGAGGAACCACGTCCAAGGAAATCGTTAACATGGCAAGAGAAGCTGGCGCTAACAAAGTATACTTTGCATCATGCTCTCCAGTCATACGATACAATCATATATATGGCATTGACCTCGCAGATTCACGTGCTTTGGTGGGATTTGGTCGATCAGAAAGGGAGGTATCTGACTTGATAGGTGCTGACGATGTAATTTACCAGTCActtgatgatttgaaatcCTGTTGTGTTCAGGAGCCCGAACTCCCATCCGAGTTACCCTCAACTAGGATTGCATTCACCCAACCACCTCCGAAGATTAATGGATTTGAGGTGGGTGTATTCACCGGAGTTTATGTAACTGGAGAGGAAGATCATTATCTCAAGGAGTTAGAACAGGTAAGAGCTAAAAATGAGCGATCACGTATTAATGGCTGTGGTATAGACGTTAAAGCGGAGACTgatatttctttgtttAATAGAGGGGAGAGTTGA
- a CDS encoding P-type ATPase sodium pump, involved in Na+ and Li+ efflux to allow salt tolerance, giving the protein MSMENQRLDNSSDEKEKSHSEYVNSVHSASISDSDFEPYKMTADQVVQYFQTDINHGLSSAVAKEHLAKYGPNTLGEGTKISITKIVAHQTCNAMILVLIISMIIALAIQDWISGGVIGFVVLLNVVVGSIQEFKAEQTMGSLRSLSSPTARVIRDGNDQTIPSEEVVPGDIVIVKVGDTIPADMRLFNAMNFETDEALLTGEAMPVVKSPHDVYKQVVPVGDRLNLAYSSSNVTKGRAQGIVVFTALETEIGKIAKSLSNKTSKVRTVSKDDQGNANAFAYLRAGFGTIKDNVLSFLGLTVGTPLQKRLSKLAIFLFCIAVVFAIVVMASQSFEVNKQVAIYAICVALSMIPSSLVVVLTITMAVGAKIMISRNVIVRKLDSLEALGAVNDICSDKTGTLTQGRMIAKNVWVPAVGTFAVVDSTDPFNPTLGKVEFIPKSPVQILEDDENLFQVYDKFEDGSVQKELFHKWLFTATLANIAKVFEEKNDNGEVVWKSHGDPTEIAIQVFTTRLGYSRDDLSYDSPDSPYEHLAEFPFDSSIKRMTAIYSERKSGKHTIYTKGAVERVLGCCNKIYQTDGTTRPLTDEDHKNIEEQMNAFSSQGLRVLSFAQRHPEPEDHWNNVDRAVVESDLTFLGLIGIYDPPRQETAPSVKMCHKAGINVRMATGDHPSTARAIAQEVGILPHNLYHYAPEVVKVMVMTATEFDALTDDEVDALPVLPLVIARCAPQTKVRLIDALHRRKKFCAMTGDGVNDSPSLKKSDVGIAMGMNGSDVAKDASDIVLSDDNFASILNAVEEGRRMGDNIQKFVLQLLAVNVAQALYLMVGLVFMDEAGFSVFPLTPVEVLWVIVVTSCFPAMGLGMEKASVDIMEKPPKDPKDNVFTWEILCDMLVYGIIMAICCMGPFLIVVYGDGNASGEPRLGVDCNDAYSSSCDAVFRARSSCFAVMTWCALILAWEVIDLRRSLFRMHPDSETPYTQFFKDVWDNQLLFWSVCLGFITLIPTIYIPVINTKVFLHKGISWEWGVSIGFALVFWIGAEGWKWVKRIYYRRKDEKARNPEYDLERNDPFAQYASFSRTNTMDNQKKLFG; this is encoded by the coding sequence ATGTCTATGGAGAATCAAAGATTGGATAATTCTAGTGATGAAAAGGAGAAGTCACACTCCGAATATGTGAACTCGGTACATTCGGCTTCAATCTCAGATTCTGACTTTGAGCCTTACAAAATGACTGCGGATCAAGTAGTACAGTATTTTCAAACTGATATTAATCATGGACTTAGCTCTGCTGTTGCCAAAGAGCATCTGGCCAAGTATGGCCCTAATACACTAGGTGAAGGGACTAAGATTTCGATTACCAAGATTGTTGCTCATCAGACTTGTAATGCTATGATTCTCGTCCTAATTATCTCAATGATTATTGCTCTAGCTATTCAGGATTGGATTTCTGGGGGTGTTATAGGTTTCGTTGTTCTGTTAAACGTAGTTGTTGGTTCCATCCAAGAGTTTAAAGCGGAACAGACCATGGGATCATTGCGATCTTTAAGCTCTCCAACGGCTAGAGTGATAAGAGATGGGAATGACCAAACAATACCTTCCGAAGAGGTTGTTCCCGGAGATATTGTTATTGTAAAAGTTGGTGACACCATTCCAGCAGACATGCGATTGTTCAACGCCAtgaattttgaaactgatgAAGCTCTTCTTACTGGGGAGGCTATGCCCGTAGTCAAAAGTCCTCATGATGTTTACAAGCAAGTGGTACCAGTAGGTGACCGTCTAAACTTAGCGTATAGTAGCTCAAACGTCACCAAAGGTAGAGCCCAGGGTATTGTTGTATTCACGGCtcttgaaactgaaatAGGGAAGATTGCAAAGTCGTTGAGCAATAAGACTTCTAAGGTGCGAACGGTTAGCAAGGACGATCAGGGAAATGCCAACGCTTTTGCTTATCTCAGAGCCGGATTCGGTACTATAAAGGACAATGTGCTTTCATTCTTGGGTCTAACTGTGGGAACTCCCTTACAAAAGAGATTGTCAAAGCTAGCAATTTTCCTATTCTGTATTGCGGTCGTATTTGCTATCGTTGTTATGGCTTCCCAGTCTTTTGAAGTAAACAAACAAGTTGCTATCTATGCCATCTGTGTGGCTTTATCCATGATACCTTCCTCGTTGGTCGTTGTCCTAACTATTACTATGGCTGTGGGAGCAAAGATTATGATTAGTAGAAATGTGATCGTAAGAAAACTAGATTCACTGGAAGCTTTGGGTGCTGTTAATGATATTTGCTCTGACAAAACTGGAACTTTGACTCAAGGACGAATGATTGCCAAGAATGTTTGGGTGCCGGCTGTGGGTACTTTTGCTGTTGTCGACTCCACTGATCCTTTCAATCCGACCTTGGGAAAAGTTGAGTTTATTCCCAAATCCCCGGTACAAATtttagaagatgatgagaaTTTATTTCAAGTGTACGATAAATTTGAAGACGGCTCGGTTCAGAAAGAGTTATTTCACAAATGGTTATTCACTGCAACACTGGCTAACATTGCTAAAGTTTTtgaggaaaaaaatgacAATGGTGAAGTAGTCTGGAAATCTCATGGTGATCCTACCGAGATCGCTATACAAGTTTTTACCACGAGGTTAGGATATAGCAGGGATGACTTGTCGTATGATTCTCCGGATTCTCCGTACGAGCATCTTGCAGAATTTCCATTCGATTCGTCGATCAAGCGAATGACTGCAATCTATTCTGAAAGGAAATCAGGCAAGCACACCATTTATACAAAAGGTGCGGTGGAGAGAGTTCTCGGGTGCTGTAATAAGATTTACCAAACAGACGGAACGACTCGACCGCTCACTGATGAAGACCATAAGAATATTGAGGAGCAGATGAATGCGTTTTCCAGTCAAGGATTGCgagttctttcttttgccCAGAGACATCCTGAGCCAGAAGATCATTGGAATAATGTTGATAGAGCTGTGGTCGAATCAGACCTCACTTTTTTGGGGCTTATTGGTATTTATGACCCACCAAGACAGGAAACCGCTCCTTCTGTGAAGATGTGCCACAAGGCTGGTATCAACGTTAGAATGGCTACTGGTGACCATCCCTCCACTGCCCGTGCTATTGCTCAAGAAGTAGGTATTTTACCCCATAATTTGTATCACTACGCACCTGAAGTTGTTAAAGTCATGGTTATGACTGCGACGGAGTTTGATGCCTTAACAGACGATGAAGTTGACGCTTTACCAGTCTTACCACTGGTCATAGCTCGTTGTGCTCCACAGACGAAAGTTCGTCTTATTGATGCACTTCAtagaagaaagaagtttTGTGCTATGACTGGAGATGGTGTCAACGATTCACCTTCGTTGAAGAAGTCTGACGTTGGTATTGCTATGGGTATGAATGGTTCAGATGTCGCAAAAGATGCATCTGATATTGTGCTTTCAGATGATAACTTTGCTTCCATCCTAAATGCAGTTGAAGAAGGCCGTAGAATGGGGGataatattcaaaaatttgtACTGCAATTACTGGCTGTTAATGTTGCTCAAGCCCTATATTTGATGGTGGGTCTTGTTTTCATGGATGAAGCTGGATTCTCCGTTTTTCCGTTAACTCCTGTTGAAGTTTTGTGGGTTATTGTGGTCACATCATGTTTCCCTGCTATGGGTTTAGGTATGGAGAAGGCTTCTGTTGATATTATGGAGAAGCCACCTAAAGACCCCAAGGATAATGTTTTTACCTGGGAAATTCTTTGTGATATGTTGGTGTATGGGATAATTATGGCTATTTGTTGTATGGGTCCGTTCCTTATCGTTGTTTACGGAGATGGTAATGCTAGCGGTGAACCTCGTTTAGGTGTGGACTGTAATGATGCATATAGTTCCTCCTGTGATGCAGTATTCAGGGCCAGGTCTTCCTGTTTTGCTGTGATGACATGGTGTGCCCTTATTCTGGCTTGGGAAGTGATTGATCTACGCCGATCACTGTTTCGTATGCATCCTGACTCGGAGACTCCATATAcccagtttttcaaagatgtaTGGGACAATCAGTTGTTATTCTGGTCAGTTTGTCTTGGATTTATCACACTCATTCCAACGATCTATATTCCCGTCATTAATACAAAGGTATTCTTGCACAAAGGTATTTCTTGGGAATGGGGTGTTTCTATTGGATTTGCGCTCGTATTTTGGATAGGTGCTGAAGGTTGGAAGTGGGTGAAACGTATTTATTACCGCCGAAAGGACGAGAAGGCCAGAAATCCGGAATAtgatttggaaaggaaTGATCCGTTCGCACAATATGCATCATTTTCTAGAACAAACACCATGGACAACCAAAAGAAGTTATTCGGTTAA
- a CDS encoding Mitochondrial peroxiredoxin (1-Cys Prx) with thioredoxin peroxidase activity: protein MSIPKPEGSTLRLGSTAPDFKAETSRGPISFHDFIGDSWVVLFSHPDDFTPVCTTELGAFAKLQPEFEKRGVKLIGLSANTTDSHQAWIKDIDEVTGSHLTFPIIADPERKIALAYDMIDFQDASNVDDKGVQFTIRSVFIIDPKKKVRLILSYPASTGRNTAEVLRVIDSLQTGDRNRVTTPINWVPGDDVIVHPSVTNEEAKSLFPQFRVIKPYLRLTPLDPSK, encoded by the coding sequence ATGTCAATTCCAAAACCAGAAGGTTCTACACTCAGATTGGGTTCTACAGCTCCTGATTTCAAGGCCGAAACCTCTCGTGGACCAATCTCTTTCCATGACTTCATTGGAGATTCCTGGGTAGTGTTGTTCTCACATCCTGATGATTTTACCCCTGTCTGCACAACAGAACTGGGAGCTTTCGCTAAACTGCAACCAGAGTTTGAGAAGCGGGGCGTGAAACTGATTGGCTTGTCTGCCAATACTACTGATTCTCATCAAGCGTGGATCAAggatattgatgaagtaACTGGCTCACATCTGACTTTTCCCATTATTGCCGATCCAGAGCGCAAGATCGCTTTGGCGTATGACATGATTGATTTTCAAGATGCCTCTAATGTGGATGATAAAGGAGTACAATTCACTATTCGTTCCGTCTTCATTATTGatccaaaaaagaaggtcAGGTTGATCCTGTCTTATCCTGCCTCTACTGGTCGTAACACTGCTGAAGTTCTTAGAGTCATTGACTCATTACAGACTGGAGATAGAAACCGTGTAACCACCCCTATTAATTGGGTTCCTGGTGACGACGTTATCGTTCATCCATCAGTAACTAATGAGGAAGCAAAAAGTCTGTTTCCACAGTTTCGTGTGATTAAACCTTACTTGAGACTTACTCCATTGGATCCTTCCAAATGA
- a CDS encoding Acetohydroxyacid reductoisomerase, whose amino-acid sequence MSVRNATFRLSRAAIAKRTLVRIASQASLRPTTLNSATGVARSQLTFSRGVKTINFGGVEEVVHERSDWPREKLLEYFKNDTLALIGYGSQGYGQGLNLRDNGLNVIIGVRKNGASWKAAIEDGWVPGENLFDVTEAIKKGSIIMNLLSDAAQSETWSTVKPLLTEGKTLYFSHGFSPVFSNLTHVEPPSNIDVILAAPKGSGRTVRSLFKEGRGINSSYAVWNDVTGKAEEKAIALAVAVGSGYVYQTTFEREVNSDLYGERGCLMGGIHGMFLAQYEVLRENGHTPSEAFNETVEEATQSLYPLVGKYGMDYMYDACSTTARRGALDWYPIFKDALKPVFEDLYNSVKTGKETQRSLDFNSQPDYREKLEKELEIIRNMEIWKVGKEVRKLRPENN is encoded by the coding sequence ATGTCCGTAAGAAATGCCACTTTTCGTTTAAGCCGTGCTGCTATTGCTAAGAGAACTTTGGTCAGAATTGCTTCTCAAGCCTCATTAAGACCAACGACACTGAATTCTGCCACTGGAGTCGCTCGTTCGCAGTTGACTTTTAGTCGTGGTGTGAAAACCATTAATTTTGGTGGTGTCGAAGAAGTTGTCCACGAGAGATCTGATTGGCCAAGAGAGAAACTGCTAGAGTATTTCAAGAATGACACTTTAGCTTTAATTGGCTACGGATCTCAGGGTTATGGTCAAGGATTAAATCTAAGAGATAATGGTCTCAATGTTATTATTGGTGTCCGAAAGAACGGCGCTTCTTGGAAGGCTGCTATTGAGGATGGCTGGGTTCCTGGTGAAAACCTTTTTGATGTCACTGAAGCTATAAAAAAGGGTTCTATCATCATGAATCTTTTGTCTGACGCCGCCCAATCTGAGACTTGGTCTACCGTCAAACCCTTATTGACTGAAGGTAAAACTTTATACTTTTCTCACGGATTTTCTCCAGTTTTCTCAAACCTTACCCATGTAGAGCCACCTTCCAACATTGACGTTATTTTAGCTGCTCCTAAAGGTTCAGGTAGAACTGTTCGTTCCCTTTTTAAAGAGGGACGTGGAATCAACTCTTCCTATGCTGTTTGGAACGACGTCACCGgaaaagctgaagaaaaagCCATTGCTTTGGCTGTAGCAGTCGGATCTGGATACGTTTATCAGACCACATTTGAGCGTGAAGTTAACTCCGACTTGTACGGTGAGAGAGGTTGTTTAATGGGAGGTATCCATGGTATGTTTTTGGCACAATACGAGGTTCTAAGAGAGAATGGACATACGCCATCAGAAGCTTTCAACGAAACCGTCGAAGAGGCTACTCAGTCTTTGTATCCCTTGGTTGGAAAGTATGGTATGGATTACATGTATGATGCCTGCTCCACTACTGCTCGTAGAGGTGCGTTAGACTGGTATCCAATTTTCAAGGATGCCCTCAAGCCAGTGTTCGAAGATCTTTACAATTCAGTAAAGACAGGTAAGGAAACTCAACGTTCTCTTGACTTCAATTCACAACCTGATTATAGggagaaacttgaaaaagaactggaaattATCCGTAATATGGAGATTTGGAAGGTTGGAAAGGAAGTCCGCAAACTACGTCCAGAAAACAACTGA